Within Desulfolithobacter dissulfuricans, the genomic segment AACCCCGTGGGAATAGTCCCGGACTGTCCGGGAGACAGTCCGGGCAGAGAAAAAAAATCAGGCGCCGATCTGGAACCGGGCAAAGCGCTTGATGGAGATGTTCTCCCCAAGCTTGGCAATAACTTCGTTGAGCAGATCCTGGATGGAAAGATCCGGGTTCTTGACGAACTTCTGATCCATCAGGCAGATCTCGGAGATGTACTTCTCGATCTTGCCGGAGACAATCTTCTCGACGATGTTCTCGGGCTTGCCGGACTCCAGGGCCTGCTTGGTGTAGATTTCTTTCTCGCGCTCGATGAGCTCGGCGGGAATCTCCTCCCGGCGCACTGCCACGGGATTGACCGCCGCGATGTGCATGGCGATATCCTTGGCAAAGTCTTTGAAATCATCGGTCTTGGCCACGAAATCGGTTTCGCAGCCCACCTCGACCATGACGCCGAGTTTACCGCCACCATGGATGTAGCATTCAATAACCCCTTCGGAGGTGGCCCTGTCAGCCCGTTTGGCAGCCACGGCCAGGCCTTTTTGACGCAGCAGGTCAACGGCCTTGTCCATGTCACCCTCTGTTTCGGCGAGGGCCCGCTTGCAGTCCATCATGCCGGCATTGGTCTTGTCACGCAGTTCCTTGACCATCTGGCTTGTAATCTTCACGGCTTGTTCTCCTCTATATCAAAACTTTTCCAGACCCTGTATCAGGTCCGGGTGTTCAAGATGTCTGGTCATCCATCATGGAAGAAGGGGACAACAGGTCCCCTTCATGCCAATGAATAAAAGTCGATTCGTTACTGGGCAGCAGGCGTGGAGTCTGTTGCTGACTCAGCGGCCGGCTCGGCTGCGGCTTCGGTCATTGCCGCTTCCATGCCTTCGACATTGCCTTCACTGACCTCGGCTTCCTCACCCCGGCGGGCCTTACCTTCGAGTACCGCATCTGCCATCAGCGAGGTGATCAACCGGATGGCGCGGATGGCGTCATCGTTACCGGGAATGACATAATCGATGGGATCGGGATCACAGTTGGTATCGGTGAGGGCTACCACCGGAATCTCCAGTTTCTTGGCCTCGGAAACCGCGATCTCCTCTTTCTTGGGATCAATCACAAAAAGGACATCGGGCAGGGTACGCATATTCTTGATGCCGCCAAGGTTCCGGGTCAGCTTGACCCGCTCCTTCTCCATCTTGAGAATCTCTTTCTTGGGGAAGCGGTTGATGGTCCCGTCTTCCTGCATGGCCTCGATCTTCTTCAGCCGGTCCACCGAACGCTTGATGGTCTGAAAGTTGGTCATCATCCCACCAAGCCAGCGATGATCGACATAGTACATGCCACAGCGCGAGGCCTCCTCGGCGATGATATCCTGGGCCTGGCGCTTGGTGCCCACGAACATGACCGACCCTCCATCGGCGACTACATCGACCAGATAGGCATACGCCTTGCGAAACAGCTTCATGGTCGCATCGAGATTGATGATGTAGATGCCGTTACGCGGACCGTAGATGTAGGGTTTCATCTTGGGGTTCCAGCGCCGGGTCTGGTGGCCGAAGTGGAGCCCTGCTTCCAGCATCTGTCGCATGGTTACCTTAGTCATAATTCCTCCAGTACATTCAGGTTTAACCTCCATCCCATGTCTCATCCGCCCGGAGGCGGACACCTGAAGACCTGTGCGGGATGTGTGTGATACTGGACCGGTTCATTCCGGGCCAGCTGCAAACTAAGAACCTCTTTTGTTACCATGAACGAACCATATTTTCAAGATTTTATATCCTGAAACGCAGCAGGTCCCTGCTCATGATTTATAACGGTAAAACAGTAGGATTACCTGTGCCTGAATCCGTGAAGCTGGAATTTCGCCGCATCCGCCAGGTAAGCGAAGACTCCGGGAAGAGGCCCATTGATTAGAGTGACGCTCTATCAATCGTTGATGACGCAGCGGATGTGGTGAAAGTCCAGCTACCGAAGGGCGACTCCATTACAAAGAGCGAAGTGGAAAACCCAATATCATCTTTTCATTTTCTGATTACCATCAATCTTCAGCATTGAAACCGGTGTCGGCCTCACTTGTTTCACGGGTGTCTGTGGCCTGGATGGCCACAGTCAAGCCCCCAGGGACGGGTTTATGGCGTCCCGTGCAACAAGTGAGGTCGACACCTTCGGGCATCGGTGGCTGAATTTCAGTGGTAATCAGATTTCATTTTGATTGAAATTCAAGACAGATAGCCAAAAACAATAATCTTCCCGTCACGGATTCAGGTGGGAGTCAATGTATTTCTGCCCCCGAGAACCGCAGGCAGCCACTGAAAACCGAATTTAAGCAGTTCAGCGTCGTCGCGCTCGATGCGCCGCCGCCGGTCACGATCGATGCGATACCGGTCAAGAAGATGGTGGCGCGACGCATAGTCACGAAAGCCGTCAATGTCGTAGCAGACCATGAACGCCAGCTGCTGCCGGGGACCGGCGGCCCCCTCCCCTTCCCATGGGTTAGTGGCAAAAAAAGCGTCCAACTCCGCCCACAGATCGTTCATCAAATTGTATTCGAGAAGTTTCTGATCCCGCTCCCACTGTTTAACCGTATAGGTACCCTCTTCGTCATGCCCCTTGCAGTAGGGATGCCGGACCAGGAAATAATGGGTCTTGAGCCGCCCACGCCGACCGCACTTCTCCACGCCCCGCTCCAGGGGATAGGTACGGCAGGCCGAGGGACGGTCCGGGTAGACCGAACAGCCCTCCCTGGTCAGAAAAGGACAGGGATAGTCTTCCTGCTCGGCCATGTTGAGCATGAGCGAGGGGAAATAGGGATGACTGCCTTCACCAATGCGGCAGTGGGTGTGGATGAACTCTGCCGAATGCATGCCCAGACAGTTTTTGAGCCTGAGCACATCGTAGGGAAAGAGATAGATCTCCACCTTGTGACAGCAGGCCAGATAACAGGAGATGTCTGGATGACACCGGAAACGGAAGGTATCTCCGCCGTTGAGGGCTATCCGTTGCCCGGTTGCAGGTGATGGAGT encodes:
- the tsf gene encoding translation elongation factor Ts, with protein sequence MKITSQMVKELRDKTNAGMMDCKRALAETEGDMDKAVDLLRQKGLAVAAKRADRATSEGVIECYIHGGGKLGVMVEVGCETDFVAKTDDFKDFAKDIAMHIAAVNPVAVRREEIPAELIEREKEIYTKQALESGKPENIVEKIVSGKIEKYISEICLMDQKFVKNPDLSIQDLLNEVIAKLGENISIKRFARFQIGA
- the rpsB gene encoding 30S ribosomal protein S2, which produces MTKVTMRQMLEAGLHFGHQTRRWNPKMKPYIYGPRNGIYIINLDATMKLFRKAYAYLVDVVADGGSVMFVGTKRQAQDIIAEEASRCGMYYVDHRWLGGMMTNFQTIKRSVDRLKKIEAMQEDGTINRFPKKEILKMEKERVKLTRNLGGIKNMRTLPDVLFVIDPKKEEIAVSEAKKLEIPVVALTDTNCDPDPIDYVIPGNDDAIRAIRLITSLMADAVLEGKARRGEEAEVSEGNVEGMEAAMTEAAAEPAAESATDSTPAAQ
- a CDS encoding YkgJ family cysteine cluster protein; this encodes MKENKTPSPATGQRIALNGGDTFRFRCHPDISCYLACCHKVEIYLFPYDVLRLKNCLGMHSAEFIHTHCRIGEGSHPYFPSLMLNMAEQEDYPCPFLTREGCSVYPDRPSACRTYPLERGVEKCGRRGRLKTHYFLVRHPYCKGHDEEGTYTVKQWERDQKLLEYNLMNDLWAELDAFFATNPWEGEGAAGPRQQLAFMVCYDIDGFRDYASRHHLLDRYRIDRDRRRRIERDDAELLKFGFQWLPAVLGGRNTLTPT